A genomic region of Antennarius striatus isolate MH-2024 chromosome 16, ASM4005453v1, whole genome shotgun sequence contains the following coding sequences:
- the vasnb gene encoding vasorin b, translating into MERKRVDIMKVSVIQLMPFVLFLILPDGTLSSKCPRDCSCSTPESVLCYQRRSSIIPKGVHPSIKSLYLFSNGIERLAQEDFEGLENLEMLDLSQNKLSELPEGVFQHLTSLRNLDLSSNQITYISEECFKGTALLERLYLYSNHIEAIHPAAFNSLEHLLELKLQGNQLTSLPALSMPQLLLLDLRFNVLPTLGPSDLQTPNLESLKLGGVGLKILNKELLVGLKNLHELDISGNQLESFPSVLKETHGLIHLSLAGNPMGPLKVQDFQNLGELQELDISSLSLQGLPEEFSLLLPQLRKLTIAENPFNCLCTLAWFPRWLRAQSITLERTEETRCHFPPFNAGKVLERLEHRDFGCPTTTTVTTRSVRTTTTLPVSVSTIPSTTKAGPVSRASDNPKGKDVDYPRFPPPPSPSSSSSDQDKEQHFCPSNTCLNGGTCHLDQHGQVECTCPHGISGMYCEIQYHHPPSPPEDSFPVATVTAQTQDISSHQATATSILLDLHRYVKMRPYIRGIRLTYRNLSGPDRRPIQLSLPASFPEYRLRGLKPNSTYTVCASPLGAPNGIDRVCTEAQTTTEIIRGHGAQFDDQKLTTMLVPAIAILLLLVLIAIAVGVVCYLRRKRAKGHLDLDREPSQLELDGVKTGLENGALPQKQPQLMIPEPAVQNGNLEYEVLLLQDHCTSNNNTSLHKPSYF; encoded by the coding sequence atggagagaaaaagagtcGACATCATGAAGGTCTCTGTCATTCAGCTGATGCCATTTGTGCTCTTCCTAATCCTGCCTGATGGCACCTTGTCCAGCAAGTGCCCAAGGGACTGTTCCTGTTCCACACCAGAATCGGTCTTATGTTACCAGAGACGCTCGTCTATCATTCCAAAGGGAGTACATCCATCCATAAAAAGCCTTTATCTCTTTTCTAATGGCATTGAGCGCTTGGCACAAGAGGACTTTGAAGGTCTGGAGAACCTAGAAATGCTGGACCTCAGTCAAAACAAACTGTCGGAACTTCCTGAAGGGGTGTTTCAACATTTGACTTCTTTGAGAAACCTGGATCTATCATCCAACCAGATCACCTACATTTCAGAGGAATGCTTCAAAGGTACAGCACTACTTGAAcgcctttatttgtatagtaaTCACATTGAGGCCATCCACCCTGCAGCCTTTAATAGCTTAGAACACCTACTGGAACTCAAACTTCAGGGTAACCAGCTGACATCCTTGCCTGCTCTCTCGATGCCTCAACTTCTGCTGCTGGACCTTCGCTTCAATGTTTTACCCACCTTGGGTCCTTCGGACCTCCAGACTCCAAATCTGGAGTCACTAAAATTGGGGGGAGTTGGGCTCAAAATCCTGAATAAGGAGCTCTTAGTTGGTCTAAAGAACCTTCATGAACTGGACATCTCAGGAAATCAACTTGAGTCCTTCCCATCAGTACTGAAGGAGACCCATGGGCTGATTCACCTCAGCCTGGCTGGAAACCCAATGGGTCCTCTTAAGGTCCAGGACTTTCAGAATCTTGGAGAGTTACAAGAACTGGATATTAGCAGCCTCAGTTTGCAGGGCCTCCCTGAAGAGTTCTCCCTGCTTTTACCCCAACTCAGAAAGCTCACAATAGCAGAGAACCCATTCAACTGCCTTTGCACCTTAGCATGGTTTCCAAGATGGCTGAGAGCCCAGAGCATCACCCTGGAGAGGACGGAGGAGACTCGCTGCCATTTCCCACCTTTCAATGCTGGAAAAGTATTGGAAAGACTGGAGCACAGGGATTTTGGTTGTCCTACTACAACTACAGTCACCACTCGTAGTGTCAGAACTACTACTACCCTGCCTGTTTCTGTCTCCACCATACCAAGCACTACTAAAGCTGGTCCAGTCTCCAGGGCTAGTGACAACCCCAAAGGAAAAGATGTTGACTATCCCCGGttccctccccctccatctccCAGTAGCAGCAGTTCAGATCAAGACAAGGAGCAGCATTTTTGTCCCTCTAACACCTGTCTGAATGGGGGTACTTGCCATTTGGACCAGCATGGTCAGGTTGAGTGTACCTGCCCACATGGCATCTCTGGAATGTATTGTGAAATCCAATATCATCACCCACCTTCACCACCTGAAGATTCATTCCCTGTGGCAACTGTCactgcacaaacacaagacaTCAGCTCACATCAAGCAACTGCAACCTCAATTTTGCTAGATCTCCACCGTTATGTTAAAATGCGTCCTTACATCCGTGGAATCCGCCTAACCTATCGCAATTTGTCTGGGCCAGACCGCAGACCGATTCAACTCAGCCTCCCAGCATCGTTCCCAGAGTACAGACTCAGAGGCTTGAAGCCCAACTCCACCTATACTGTATGTGCGAGTCCACTAGGTGCCCCTAATGGCATAGACAGGGTTTGCACAGAGGCCCAAACAACCACTGAAATCATCAGAGGCCATGGTGCACAGTTTGACGACCAGAAATTGACCACTATGCTTGTGCCTGCAATTGCCATTTTGCTACTGTTGGTACTGATAGCAATAGCAGTTGGAGTAGTTTGCTATTTACGCAGAAAAAGGGCCAAAGGCCACCTGGACCTAGATCGTGAGCCCTCACAGCTTGAGTTGGATGGAGTTAAGACTGGCTTGGAGAATGGAGCATTGCCTCAAAAACAACCTCAACTCATGATCCCTGAGCCTGCTGTTCAGAATGGCAATCTGGAATATGAGGTCTTGCTACTACAGGATCACTGTACATCAAATAACAATACATCTTTACATAAACCTTCTTATTTCTGA